The nucleotide sequence CAGCCGCCCGCCGTGAAGAAGAAGAACTCCGTGGCGAGGAAGAACAGGACGAGCAGGAGGTGCCCGACGACCATGTTCATCAGGAGTCGCAGCGTCAGGGTGATCGGACGCAGGATGAAGGTCGAGACGAACTCGATCGGCGTCACGATGATGTAGAGGAACCACGGAACGCCGGGCGGGAAGAGCGCGTTCTTGAAGAAGTTCTTCGGGCTCTTCTTGACGCCCGCGTAGATGAAGGCGATGTACGCGACGATCGCGAGCAGCAGCGGCACGGCGATGACCGAGGTGCCGGCGATGTTGAGGAACGGGATGATGCCGGTGATGTTGAAGAACAGCACCATGAAGAAGATGGTGGTCAGCAGCGGCAGGAACCGGCGGCCGTCCTTCTTGCCGAGCAGGTCTTCCGCGATGTTGACGCGCACGAAGTCGAGACCCATCTCGACGACCGACTGGAAGCGGCCGGGGATGAGGCGCATCCGGCGGGTGCCGAGCCAGAAGATGAGGATCAGCGCGATGGTCGCGAGAGCGCGGACCACGAAGATGCGGTTGAACTCGAGGTCACCGATCGTGAACAGGGTCGGGGGGAAGAACTCGTTGATCGAGGGACCCTGGAAGCTTCCATCATCGGAGCTTGCGGCCTGGACCAGCAGGTTCACAGCGTTAGCTAACAGCGCTATCTCCTGTTTCGGGGCGTCGAGCTGAAACAGCTCTCGCGACGACGAACGGTGGGACACCCTGCACTTCTCGCGACCTCAGAGTTTCTCGGGCGCGAACGGGGTGGGGGATCGCTCATAACTCTACAAGAGTTTTCAGCCCATAACGAATTGGATACAGGTCAGCGCTTCTCCCCCGGCAGCGTCACGTCGCTGACGTAGGGAACGCGGGAGCGGAAGACCACGATCATGTCCACCACGAGCGATCCGATCACCCCGGCGATCAGGCTGAGGAAGAGCACGACGGGGTTGATCCAGGGCTGGTCGCGCAGCAGGATCGCGAGCACCAGGAACAGCACGAACTTGACGATCCAGCCGCCCAGGACGATGCCGAAGAACAGGCCAACGAAGAGGTCGGTGCCGATGAAACGGTTGGCGATCAGGATGCTGAGCGCCGTGATCGACAGGAACACCGCCGCCATCGCGGTGCCGATCAGCGCGCTGGTGACGCCGACCCATCCGGCGAACAGACCGCCGAGCAGCATCCCCACGACGGCGATCACCGCGGCCAGGATCAGGCCGTACTTCAGCACGTCCCTCAGCACGGGCGTCGAGGTGGGCTGGGCGGGCGGCTGGGCCGGCCGCGGGGCGGCGGCTCCGTCCTGCTGGTCGGTCATCGGGTCTCCTCGGTCAGAGCGGTCGGGGATGTCGGGGATGCGGGCGTGGCCGGCGTGCTCTCGCTCGCCGCATCCAGCTGGTCGAAGCGCGCGGTCTCCGCTGCCTCGCGGCTGCCCGCCGGTGCGAGCTCGGCGACGGCCTCGTTCGCCTTCCTGCGGCTCAGCGGAGCGAGCGTGAACGCGGTGCAGACCACGAGCCCGATCGCGACGAAGACGATCGCCATCCAATACGGGTCGAAGAAGAACAGCAGGCAGCCGATCGACAGCACGGCGGTCCACGCATAGAAGATGAGCACCGCGTGGAGGTGGGTGTGACCCATGTCGAGCAGTCGGTGGTGCAGGTGCTTGCGGTCGGCGCTGAACGGCGACTTGCCCGCGCGCAGGCGGCGGATGACCGCGAGCCCGAAGTCGAGCAGCGGGATGATGAGCACCGCGAACGGCAGGATGATCGGGATGAACGCCGGGACGAGCGACGACCGGCCGAGCGTCTGCAGGTCCTGCGGGTTGATCGTCCCCGTCACCGAGATCGCCGAGGTCGCCATGAGCAGGCCGATCAGCAGCGCGCCCGCATCTCCCATGAACATCTTCGCGGGGTGCCAGTTGAGCGGCAGGAACCCGGCGCAGGCGCCGACCAGGATCGCGGCGATCACGCCGGCGAGGCTGAAGTAGTTCTGCGGGCTGATCTCGCGCTGGAGGAGGTAGGTGTAGACGAGGAAGGTGCCGTTCGCGATCAGCGCGACGCCCGCGACCAACCCGTCCAGGCCGTCGATGAAGTTGATCGCGTTCATCACCAGCACGATGGCGAACAGCGTGATGATGATCGACATGACCGGCGAACCGACGGTGAGGCCGCCGATCGGCAGCGAATAGATCTGCACGCCCAGCCAGGCGACGAGGCCGGCGGCCACGAACTGCCCGGCCAGCTTCGTCATCCAGTCGAGATCCCAGATGTCGTCGGCGACGCCGATCACGACGATGAGCAGGGAGGCCCCCAGGATCGCGAGGATCGGCCCCTGGTCGGAGAAGATCAGCGTCAGCACGCCGAACTGGCTCGACAGCAGCCACGAGACGCCGAACGCGACCAGGATGCCGAGGAACATCGCGACGCCGCCGAGGCGGGGCGTCGGCCGGGTGTGCACGTCGCGAGCCCGGATCTTCGGGTACAGGCGGTACCGCATCGCCAGCTTGTAGACGACGAACGACATCCCGAACGTGATGACGGCCGAGATCAGTGCGAGGGCGAGGAGGAGGGTCACGGGGCGGCGTCCGCAGCGGCCGCCGGCTCGTCCAGGGCGTCGCCGACGACCTCGCGCAGCTGATCGACCGAGATGACGCCGTGGCGCAGGATGCGCAGTCCGCCCACACCTGCGGCCAGAGCGGTCGCATCCACGATCGTCGACGAGGAGTCCTTGCCCTCGACGTGCTCGTAGTCGGAACCGGCCTCTCCCCCGTCGAGGTAGACGGAGATGGAGTCGCCCAGCATGGCCTCGGCCTCTGCGGCGGTACGGGCGGCCGGGCGGCCGGTCAGGTTCGCGGACGACACGGCGAGCGGACCGGTCTCGGACAGCAGCTCGAGCGCGATCGTGTCCTTCGGCATGCGGAGGGCGACCGTGCCCTTCGTCTCGCCGAGATCCCAGACCAGCGACGGCGACGCGGGCAGGACGATCGTGAGGCCGCCTGGCCAGAAGGCCTTCACCAGCGCATCCACCTCGTCCGGCACCCGCTCGGCGAGGGCGGCGAGCGTCGGGATGCCGGGGACCAGCACCGGGGGCGGCGACTGGCGGCCGCGTCCCTTCGCGTCGAGCAGGCGCTGCACGGCGGCAGGGCTGAAGGCGTCCGCAGCCACCCCGTACACCGTGTCGGTGGGGATGACGACGAGTTCGCCGCGCCCGATCGCGGCCCGTGCGAGGCGCATGCCGGTGAGCAGCTCGGAGTCAACGGAGCAGTCGTAGATGGAGGCCATGACGGCTCAATGATAGCCGGGGCGCGGAAGCCCAGACTGGGAGGACGATACTGGAGGGGATGGATGTCTACTTCTTCGACTGCGACAAGACGCTCTACGACTACGACTTCCACAAGCGGCTGCCCAAGCTCGCGGAGCTGGGAGGCGTGAGCCAGTACAGGCTCGCATCCAGCTGGTGGGCGGGTGGACACGAGCGTGCGGCCGAGATCGGCGAGTACGCCACGAGCGAGGAGTACCTGGAGGCGTTCGCCGAGGTGACCGGCGCCCGGCTGACGCTCGCGCAGTGGCAGGAGGCGCGGAAAGCGGCCATGACGCCCATCCCCGGCGCCATCGCGGCGCTGCACGAGGCCGCGACGCTGGGGACGGTGTCGCTGCTGTCGAACAACCCCATCCCGTTCAAGGACTCGCTGCCGGTGCTGACGCCCGAGATCGTCGACGTGCTGCAGGACAACGACCTGGTCTCGGCCGTGCTCGGCGCACGGAAGCCCGAGCGCCGGATCTACACCAGGGCGCTCGGGCGGTTCGGGGTGCGGCCGGAGGACGCCATCCTCTTCGACGACTCGATCGCGAATGTGGAGGGCGCCCGCGAGTGCGGGATGCACGCGTACCACTTCGCCAAGCGCGAGGACGGCACCTTCGACACCGACGGTATGCTCGACGCCCTCCACGCCTTCTCCGCCCGCTGACCCCGTTCCTCTTCGCCTCCCCCACCGTCGAGTCCACAAACTTTGCACGCGACACGCGGGGTGCGTGTGCAATTTGTGCGGACTCGACGGTGGGTGGGAGCGGGCTCAGCGGCGGCCGGCGGAGCGGCGGAAGAGCCAGGCGGCCCAGACGTAGGCGGCCGCGACGATGAGAGCGCACCAGCCGAGCGCCCACCACAGGTCGGTGCCCGGGTCGCGTCCGAAGAGCGGCGCGCGGATCGTCTCGATGATCGGGGTGATCGGCTGGTTCTCGGCCACCCACCGCAGCCAGTCCGGCATCGTGTCCGTCGGCACGAACGCGCTCGACAGGTACGGCAGGAACAGCACGGCGAAGCCGTACCCGCTCGCCGCGGTCGGGCTCTTCGCCGCGAGGCCGATGGCGGCGAACAGCCAGGTGATCGCCAGGATGAACAGGGCGACGATTCCGAGCGCGCCGATCCACTGCGCCACATCGGCGGTCGGGCGGAAGCCCAGCAGCAGGGCGACGCCGATGACGACGCCGGTCGCGACCAGGTTGCGCAGCAGACTCGCCACCACGTGTCCGGTCACGACGCCACGCGACCGCAGCGGCATGGTCCGGAAGCGGTCGACGATGCCGTCGCTCATGTCGTTGGCCACATCCACCGCGGTGCTCGACGCCCCGAAACCGGCGCACAGCAGGATGATTCCGGGCACGACGTACTGGACGTAATCCCCCGAGCGGTCGATGGCGCCGCCGAACACGAACGTGAACAGCAGCATGAGGATCACCGGAAGCGCGATGGCCATGGTGAGCGCGTCCACATCGCGGAGCGAGTGGCGGACGCTGCGGCCCACAAAGACGAGGGTGCTCGTGAAGGGCGAAACCCGCCGCGCCGAGCGGACGGGGACGGTGAGAGCGGTCATCGGACGACCTCCTTCTCGGTCGAGGTGTTCTGGGGGACGTTCTGGACGGACTGCCCGGTCAGGGCGAGGAAGGCGTCGTCGAGCGACGGCTTGCGGATGCCGATGGAGGCTCCGGGGACGCGGAGGGCGTCGAGCGTGTCGATGGCGTCGCGGAGCGCCTCGACGCTTCCGTCGGTCGGCACCTCCCGTACGATCTCGCCGTGCGCGTCGCGGAGCTCGACGACCTCGCCGCCGACGCGCGCCTTCAGCTCGGTGGCAGTCCCCTCCGCGACGATCGTCCCGTGGTCGAGGACCGCGATCCGGTCGGCCAGCTGGTCCGCCTCCTCGAGGTACTGCGTGGTGAGCAGGATGGTGGTTCCTCGACGCGCCAGATCCTGGATGATGTCCCAGAGCGCCTGCCTGCTGCGGGTGTCGAGGCCGGTCGTCGGCTCGTCCAGGAAGATGACCGGCGGCGTCGCGACCAGGCTGAGCGCCAGGTCGAGGCGCCGTCGCATCCCGCCGGAGTAGGTCTTGACGCGCTTGCGTGCCGCCGCGGCCAGGTCGAACGCGTCGATCAGCTCGCCGGCCCTTCGGCGCGACTCGGCGGCGGTGAAGCCGGAGAGCCGTGCCATCATCCGCAGGTTCTCCTCCCCCGTGAGCACGCCGTCGACCGCCGCGGACTGGCCCGTCACGCTGATCGCGCGCCGCACCTCCTCGGGCTCGGCGACCACGTCGTGACCGGCGACCGTGACGCTTCCCGCGTCGGGCCGGACCAGGGTCGAGAGGATGGTGATCAGCGTCGTCTTGCCCGCACCGTTCGGCCCGAGCAGCGCGAAGACGCTCCCCGACCGCACGCGCAGGTCGATGCCGTCGAGGACCGTCTGCTCCCCGAAGGACTTGCGGAGGCCGACCACCTCGATCGCGGTTCCGTTCATCGGACTTTCCCTTCTGTGTGCTGCCTAAACTGTTTATGCAGTAAACAACTGTTTAAGTGATACACAGTCCTAGGATGAGTGTCAACACCTGATCCCGAAGATCCGGGAGCACGGGATGAGAAGGGCGGAACCATGGCCGACGACGTCGAGGATGTCCTCCCCCGCGCCGTCGCGCTCAGCTGGGGCGTCGCCGAACACCCGCAGCGCGGGCCGAAGCGCGAGCTGAGCATCGAGCGCATCGTCGACACGGCCATCGAGATCGCGGACGCCGACGGCCTGGGCGCGGTGTCCATGAGCCGCATCGCCGGCGACCTCGGCTTCACGACGATGTCGCTCTACCGGTACGTCACCAGCAAGGACGACGTCCTCGCTCTGATGCAGGATGCGGTCTGCGCCATCCCGATCCCGCCGGACGACGAGCTGGGGCGGCGCGGGGACGCCGGCAGCCAGGAAGGCTCGCGCACGGACGGCTCGGATCACGACTGGCGTGCCGGGCTGCGGCGGTGGGCCCTGGCGAACATCGAGGTGATCCAGGCGCACCCGTGGTTCCCCGACATCCCGATCAGCGGCATCCCGCTGATGCCCAACAACCTGGCCGTGTTGGACTGGGGGCTCCGTGAGATGCGCGGCCTGCCGCTCACGGACGCCGAGAAGATGTCGACAGCGCTTCTGCTGTCGTCGTACGCCCGCGCGGTCGCCATCGTCGAGCGGGATGTGAGCCGCTCGCGCTCCGCCGACGCTCCGCCCGCCCACGGCGAGGCGTTCACCGCAGCGCTCGCCGAGCTGGTGACGCCCGAGCGCTTCCCCGACCTGGCGCCGCTCATGTCATCAGGTGCTTACGCGGACTCCGACGGCGCCGACGACCAGGACGACTTCGCGTTCGGACTGGAGCGCATCCTCGACGGCATCGCGACGTACATGGCCGCACGGCGGAGCGGCGAGCCCGTCACCCCCTACGAGGATCGGCCGGAGCCGATCCCGCGTGACAAGGCGGTTCGCGAGGCGGCGAAGGCGCGCCGGGAGGCGGAGTCGCGACTGCGCGAGGCCCGCAAGAACGAGCGCGAGGCGATCGCGCGCGCCCGCGAGCGCGCCGCCCGTGAGGCGGAGCGCGCCGCCCGCTGACCCTCGCCCCCTCCGCGCCGCACCCCTCCGCCCGCCGTCGAGTCCGCAAACTTTGTACGCTCGCGCCGCGCGGCCCGAGCGTACAAAGTTTGCGGACTCGACGGTGGGCGGAACGGGTCAGATGTACATGGCCGGGTCGATCCAGTCGTCGCCCGCGATCTGCTCGTGGCCGGAGCGGGGGCGGGGATGCGCTGGCACGCCGACGAGCAGCGAGTCAGCGGGCGCATCCCGCGTGACGACGGCGTTCGCCCCGATCACCGAGCGCGCCCCGATCGTGATCGCACCGAGCACCTTGGCCCCGGCGCCGACGATCACGCCGTCCTCCACCGTGGGATGCCGTTTGCCGTGCCCGCTCCCCCGGCCGCCCAGCGTGACGCCGTGGTAGAGCATGACGTCGTCGCCGATCCACGTCGTCTCGCCGATCACCACGCCCATCCCGTGGTCGATGAAGAAACGGCGACCGATGCGCGCGCCCGGATGGATCTCGATCCCGGTCAGGAAGCGGGTGAACTGCGACAGCAACCGCGCGGGCGTCCGCAGGCCCGCGCGCCACATCCGGTGCGCGATGCGATACGACCACACGGCATGAAGCCCGGAGTACGCCGTGGCGACCTCGAACCCGGTGCGGGCCGCAGGGTCGTGCCTGCGCGCGTTGCGGATGTCCTCGCGCGCTCGGAAGATCGGCACCCCGTTCAGTCCAGCAGGTCGGCCCAGAGCGGCGTGGAGATGTACCGCTCACCGGTGTCGCAGACGATCGCGACGATGGTCTTGCCCGTGTTCTCCGGACGCTTCGCGAGCTGAAGAGCCGCCCAGACGATCGCACCGGACGAGATGCCGGCGAGGATGCCCTCCTCGCTGGCGAGCCGCTTCGCCACGTCGAGCGCGTCGTCGAAGGAGACGTCCACCACCTCGTCGTACACGGTGGTGTCGAGGATCTCGGGCACGAAGTTCGCGCCGATCCCCTGGATCTTGTGCGGTCCCGGCTTGCCGCCGTTCAGGATGGGCGAGTCGAGCGGCTCGACGGCGACCACC is from Leifsonia sp. 466MF and encodes:
- the atpB gene encoding F0F1 ATP synthase subunit A: MNLLVQAASSDDGSFQGPSINEFFPPTLFTIGDLEFNRIFVVRALATIALILIFWLGTRRMRLIPGRFQSVVEMGLDFVRVNIAEDLLGKKDGRRFLPLLTTIFFMVLFFNITGIIPFLNIAGTSVIAVPLLLAIVAYIAFIYAGVKKSPKNFFKNALFPPGVPWFLYIIVTPIEFVSTFILRPITLTLRLLMNMVVGHLLLVLFFLATEFFFFTAGGWWSLFGVGTFAFGFAFTVFEILVAVLQAYVFALLTAVYIQLAVAEEH
- a CDS encoding MraY family glycosyltransferase, which encodes MTLLLALALISAVITFGMSFVVYKLAMRYRLYPKIRARDVHTRPTPRLGGVAMFLGILVAFGVSWLLSSQFGVLTLIFSDQGPILAILGASLLIVVIGVADDIWDLDWMTKLAGQFVAAGLVAWLGVQIYSLPIGGLTVGSPVMSIIITLFAIVLVMNAINFIDGLDGLVAGVALIANGTFLVYTYLLQREISPQNYFSLAGVIAAILVGACAGFLPLNWHPAKMFMGDAGALLIGLLMATSAISVTGTINPQDLQTLGRSSLVPAFIPIILPFAVLIIPLLDFGLAVIRRLRAGKSPFSADRKHLHHRLLDMGHTHLHAVLIFYAWTAVLSIGCLLFFFDPYWMAIVFVAIGLVVCTAFTLAPLSRRKANEAVAELAPAGSREAAETARFDQLDAASESTPATPASPTSPTALTEETR
- a CDS encoding L-threonylcarbamoyladenylate synthase yields the protein MASIYDCSVDSELLTGMRLARAAIGRGELVVIPTDTVYGVAADAFSPAAVQRLLDAKGRGRQSPPPVLVPGIPTLAALAERVPDEVDALVKAFWPGGLTIVLPASPSLVWDLGETKGTVALRMPKDTIALELLSETGPLAVSSANLTGRPAARTAAEAEAMLGDSISVYLDGGEAGSDYEHVEGKDSSSTIVDATALAAGVGGLRILRHGVISVDQLREVVGDALDEPAAAADAAP
- a CDS encoding HAD family hydrolase encodes the protein MDVYFFDCDKTLYDYDFHKRLPKLAELGGVSQYRLASSWWAGGHERAAEIGEYATSEEYLEAFAEVTGARLTLAQWQEARKAAMTPIPGAIAALHEAATLGTVSLLSNNPIPFKDSLPVLTPEIVDVLQDNDLVSAVLGARKPERRIYTRALGRFGVRPEDAILFDDSIANVEGARECGMHAYHFAKREDGTFDTDGMLDALHAFSAR
- a CDS encoding ABC transporter permease — encoded protein: MTALTVPVRSARRVSPFTSTLVFVGRSVRHSLRDVDALTMAIALPVILMLLFTFVFGGAIDRSGDYVQYVVPGIILLCAGFGASSTAVDVANDMSDGIVDRFRTMPLRSRGVVTGHVVASLLRNLVATGVVIGVALLLGFRPTADVAQWIGALGIVALFILAITWLFAAIGLAAKSPTAASGYGFAVLFLPYLSSAFVPTDTMPDWLRWVAENQPITPIIETIRAPLFGRDPGTDLWWALGWCALIVAAAYVWAAWLFRRSAGRR
- a CDS encoding ATP-binding cassette domain-containing protein, with product MNGTAIEVVGLRKSFGEQTVLDGIDLRVRSGSVFALLGPNGAGKTTLITILSTLVRPDAGSVTVAGHDVVAEPEEVRRAISVTGQSAAVDGVLTGEENLRMMARLSGFTAAESRRRAGELIDAFDLAAAARKRVKTYSGGMRRRLDLALSLVATPPVIFLDEPTTGLDTRSRQALWDIIQDLARRGTTILLTTQYLEEADQLADRIAVLDHGTIVAEGTATELKARVGGEVVELRDAHGEIVREVPTDGSVEALRDAIDTLDALRVPGASIGIRKPSLDDAFLALTGQSVQNVPQNTSTEKEVVR
- a CDS encoding TetR/AcrR family transcriptional regulator; this translates as MADDVEDVLPRAVALSWGVAEHPQRGPKRELSIERIVDTAIEIADADGLGAVSMSRIAGDLGFTTMSLYRYVTSKDDVLALMQDAVCAIPIPPDDELGRRGDAGSQEGSRTDGSDHDWRAGLRRWALANIEVIQAHPWFPDIPISGIPLMPNNLAVLDWGLREMRGLPLTDAEKMSTALLLSSYARAVAIVERDVSRSRSADAPPAHGEAFTAALAELVTPERFPDLAPLMSSGAYADSDGADDQDDFAFGLERILDGIATYMAARRSGEPVTPYEDRPEPIPRDKAVREAAKARREAESRLREARKNEREAIARARERAAREAERAAR
- the epsC gene encoding serine O-acetyltransferase EpsC; this encodes MPIFRAREDIRNARRHDPAARTGFEVATAYSGLHAVWSYRIAHRMWRAGLRTPARLLSQFTRFLTGIEIHPGARIGRRFFIDHGMGVVIGETTWIGDDVMLYHGVTLGGRGSGHGKRHPTVEDGVIVGAGAKVLGAITIGARSVIGANAVVTRDAPADSLLVGVPAHPRPRSGHEQIAGDDWIDPAMYI